The sequence TCTCAGTGAAGCAGAAGAAAGTGATGATGACTTCGATGAGGAAGTAGAATCACCCGATGAAAGTAACAGTGCTTCAAACACATTGACAAGGTCAATGAAATCCAAGAGGTAAATGGGTCACGTGATGAACACGATGATTCACTGGGTATCTATAGATTGTTTGATGAGGACAATTTAAACGATTGGAGAGCGGATGATGTAAACAGTGAGAGTGAGTGTAATGATacctcccatgatgcatcagcccTTGACGAGCCGTTTGATGAGACTTCATCAGATCTGAGTGACATCAGTGATGACGaggaaagtgatgacgtcacttcGAAAAGTGTCCAAGAATATTTCCACTGGATTAAATGTCAGCAGGaatatgctgaaatattaaGATTAGATCGGGATAAGTTAAGAGAACTTCAATCGGCCGATCTTACTCTTGCAAAGGTGCGAGAGCATGCAGATGCAAATCAATCGTCGGAAAATCAAACGGATTTTTCTGGCAC comes from Ptychodera flava strain L36383 chromosome 8, AS_Pfla_20210202, whole genome shotgun sequence and encodes:
- the LOC139138017 gene encoding uncharacterized protein; protein product: MEGIPKDVLLGEDALALQDRRALVVTRRQKKARDEREAIVKQNELASGVRAIPVEELPTLSEAEESDDDFDEEVESPDESNSASNTLTRSMKSKRLFDEDNLNDWRADDVNSESECNDTSHDASALDEPFDETSSDLSDISDDEESDDVTSKSVQEYFHWIKCQQEYAEILRLDRDKLRELQSADLTLAKVEHDVITTDETPICQKPYRLPQAAKQTVKEELQKMLKAGIITESKSPYASPLV